CACGCGAGACTGTCGTCTGTGAAACCCGTGAAACACGTCATCGCCCTCGATGTGGGCGGCACCGGGATGAAGGCCGCCCTCATCGCCGGGGACGGCTCCCTGCTGCACGAGGCGCGCCGCGCCACCGGCCGCGAGCGGGGCCCGGAAGCCGTCGTCGAGACGATCCTCGGCTTCGCCGCCGAACTCCTCGCCCTGGGCCGCGAGCGCTTCGGCCGGGCCGCCTCGGCCGTCGGCGTCGCCGTACCCGGCATCGTCGACGCCGAGAACGGGACCGCCGTCTACGCGGCGAACCTGGGCTGGCGCGACGTACCGATGCGCGCGCTGCTCAGCGAGCGCCTCGGCGGCATCCCGGTGGCCCTCGGGCACGACGTGCGCACGGGCGGCCTCGCCGAAGGCCGCATCGGCGCCGGCCGGGACGCCGACCGGTTCCTGTTCGTCCCGCTCGGCACCGGCATCGCCGGCGCCATCGGCCTGGGTGGCCGCATCGAGGCCGGCGCCCACGGCTACGCGGGCGAGATCGGCCACATCGTGGTCCGCCCCGGCGGACCGGCCTGCGGCTGCGGCCAGCACGGCTGCCTGGAGACCCTCGCCTCCGCGTCCGCAGTCAGCCGCGCCTGGGCCGCCGCCAGCGGCGACCCCGACGCCGACGCCGCGCACTGCGCCAAGGCCGTCGAATCCGGCGACCTCCGCGCCCGGGAGGTGTGGCTGGCCGCCATCGGCGCCCTCGCCGACGGGCTGGTCACCGCGATCACCCTGCTCGACCCGCGCACGGTGATCATCGGTGGCGGCCTCGCGGAGGCGGGGGAAACCTTGTTCACACCACTTCGGACGGCCGTCGAGGAGCGCGTGACGTTCCAGCGGCTGCCCGAGATCGTTCCGGCGGCCCTCGGGGACACCGCCGGATGCCTGGGCGCAGGGTTGCTCGCCTGGGACCTACTCGCCACGGAGGTACCTGCCTGATGGCCGCAAGCACACAGAGCACTGTTCTGTCCGGTGCCAGGGTGGTGCTGCCCACCGGGACCGTGGCGGGCGGCCGCGTCATCGTCGACGGCGAGCGGATCGCGGGCAGCGCCTCCCCGGGCACGCCCGTGGCCGACCTCAGCGGGCACTGGATCGTCCCCGGCTTCGTGGACATGCACAACCACGGCGGCGGCGGCGCCTCCTTCACCTCCGGCACCGCCGAGGAGGTCCTCAAGGGCGTACGGACCCACCGCGCGCACGGCACGACCACCCTCATCGCCTCCACCGTCACCGGCGAACTGGACGAACTCGCCCGCCGCGCCGGGCTCCTCGCGGAGCTGACGCAGCAGGGCGAGATCGCGGGCATCCACTTCGAGGGGCCCTTCATCAACGCCTGCCGCAAGGGCGCCCACAAGGCCGACCTGCTGCGCGACCCCGACCCGGCCGAGGTCCGCAAGCTGGTCGACGCCGCGCACGGCGCCGCCCGGATGGTCACCCTCGCCACCGAACTGCCCGGCGGCCTGGACTCCGTAAGGCTGCTGGCCGAGCACGGGGTCATCGCCGCGATCGGCCACACCGACGCCACCTACGACCAGACCCGCCGCGCCATCGACGCGGGCGCCACCGTCGCCACCCACCTCTACAACGCGATGCCGGGCCTCGAACACCGCGCACCCGGCCCGATCGCCGCGCTGCTGGAGGACGAGCGGGTCACCGTCGAGCTGATCAACGACGGCACGCACCTGCACCCGGCGATGCTGGAACTGGCCTTCCACCACGCGGGCGCCCACCGGGTCGCGCTGATCACCGACGCGATGGACGCGGCCGGCTTCGGCGACGGCACCTACCACCTCGGGCCACTGGAGGTCGAGGTCAAGGACGGCGTCGCCCGCCTCGTGGAGGGCGGCTCGATCGCCGGCTCCACGCTGACCCTGGACACCGCCTTCAAGCGCGCGGTGACCGTCGACGAGCTGCCCGTCGAGTCGGTGGTCCAGGCGATCTCCGCCAACCCCGCCAAGCTGATCGGCCTGTACGACCAGATCGGCTCGCTGGAACCCGGCAAGTACGCCGACCTCGTCGTACTGGACGCCGCCTTCGACCTCAAGGGCGTCATGCGGCGCGGCGAATGGATCGTCAACCCCGGGGTCTGAGAAGCCGATCGGCTGGACGGTGACGGGCCG
This Streptomyces sp. NBC_00539 DNA region includes the following protein-coding sequences:
- the nagA gene encoding N-acetylglucosamine-6-phosphate deacetylase; translation: MAASTQSTVLSGARVVLPTGTVAGGRVIVDGERIAGSASPGTPVADLSGHWIVPGFVDMHNHGGGGASFTSGTAEEVLKGVRTHRAHGTTTLIASTVTGELDELARRAGLLAELTQQGEIAGIHFEGPFINACRKGAHKADLLRDPDPAEVRKLVDAAHGAARMVTLATELPGGLDSVRLLAEHGVIAAIGHTDATYDQTRRAIDAGATVATHLYNAMPGLEHRAPGPIAALLEDERVTVELINDGTHLHPAMLELAFHHAGAHRVALITDAMDAAGFGDGTYHLGPLEVEVKDGVARLVEGGSIAGSTLTLDTAFKRAVTVDELPVESVVQAISANPAKLIGLYDQIGSLEPGKYADLVVLDAAFDLKGVMRRGEWIVNPGV
- a CDS encoding ROK family protein — encoded protein: MKHVIALDVGGTGMKAALIAGDGSLLHEARRATGRERGPEAVVETILGFAAELLALGRERFGRAASAVGVAVPGIVDAENGTAVYAANLGWRDVPMRALLSERLGGIPVALGHDVRTGGLAEGRIGAGRDADRFLFVPLGTGIAGAIGLGGRIEAGAHGYAGEIGHIVVRPGGPACGCGQHGCLETLASASAVSRAWAAASGDPDADAAHCAKAVESGDLRAREVWLAAIGALADGLVTAITLLDPRTVIIGGGLAEAGETLFTPLRTAVEERVTFQRLPEIVPAALGDTAGCLGAGLLAWDLLATEVPA